A genomic segment from [Flavobacterium] thermophilum encodes:
- a CDS encoding rod shape-determining protein MreD — protein sequence MNKWRLPFLAVLCFVSESILVDVWPKGDVYIRYFFVPRFFLIFLVLMAVHFGGTRAMGYGFIFGFLYDVVYTELLGVYAFAYALIAYGAGKVMRWFHQNWLVLFLMSLLAVAVLDSYVYGIQLLIGRTDWPFAVFWGRRLWPTLLLNAVFLLVFLHPLERWMAKIRRSEQEE from the coding sequence TTTTGTCAGTGAAAGCATTTTGGTTGATGTATGGCCGAAAGGCGATGTATACATCCGGTATTTTTTTGTTCCCCGCTTTTTTCTCATTTTTTTGGTGCTGATGGCTGTGCACTTCGGCGGAACGCGGGCGATGGGGTACGGGTTTATCTTCGGGTTTCTGTATGACGTCGTCTACACAGAGCTGCTCGGTGTTTACGCGTTTGCCTATGCGCTCATCGCCTATGGAGCGGGCAAAGTGATGAGATGGTTTCACCAGAACTGGCTCGTTCTTTTTTTGATGTCGTTGTTGGCTGTCGCGGTGCTTGACAGTTATGTGTACGGCATCCAGCTGTTGATCGGACGGACGGATTGGCCGTTTGCCGTCTTTTGGGGGCGCCGCTTATGGCCAACGCTGCTGTTAAACGCCGTGTTTTTGCTCGTCTTTTTGCACCCGCTTGAACGGTGGATGGCAAAAATTCGCCGGTCGGAGCAGGAAGAATAA